In a genomic window of Quercus lobata isolate SW786 chromosome 4, ValleyOak3.0 Primary Assembly, whole genome shotgun sequence:
- the LOC115986382 gene encoding uncharacterized protein LOC115986382: MVRILVQAVGVVCLWWLWSAAMAETESIKYKDPNQPVAVRVKDLLGRMSLEEKIGQMVQIDRSVANAEVMKTYYIGSVLSGGGSAPLPQASAEDWVNMINGFQKGSMSTRLGIPMIYGIDAVHGHNNVYNATIFPHNIGLGATRDPELVRRIGEATALEVRATGIPYVFAPCIAVCRDPRWGRCYESYSEDPQIVQEMTEIIPGLQGEIPSNSRKGVPYVGGKKKVAACAKHFVGDGGTTKGINENNTVTDRHGLLSIHMPAYSDAIIKGVSTVMVSYSSWNGEKMHANHELVTNFLKGTLKFKGFVISDWEGVDRITSPPHSNYTYSVQAAIQAGIDMVMVPFNYTDFIDDLTYLVKNNFIPMDRIDDAVARILLVKFTMGIFENPLADFSLVNELGSQAHRDLAREAVRKSLVLLKNGENKTNPILPLSKKAPKILVSGTHADNLGYQCGGWTIEWEGFSGNNYTRGTTILGAVTSTVDPSTEVVYRENPDSDFVKSNNFAYAIVVVGELPYSETLGDSMTLTMVDPGPSIIKNVCEAVKCVVVIISGRPIVIEPYLSSIHALVAAWLPGTEGQGVTDVLYGDYGFSGKLPRTWFRTVDQLPMNFQDSHYDPLFPFEFGVTTESVKELVSWSTSAGVHAKPSTLTIIVSVIITLYLTASNNWLKQK; the protein is encoded by the exons atggTTAGGATATTGGTCCAAGCAGTGGGCGTTGTGTGCTTGTGGTGGTTGTGGAGTGCTGCAATGGCAGAGACTGAGTCCATCAAGTACAAAGACCCGAACCAACCCGTGGCGGTTCGGGTAAAGGACCTGTTGGGTCGAATGAGTCTGGAGGAGAAGATTGGTCAGATGGTTCAGATTGATAGGAGTGTGGCCAATGCTGAGGTTATGAAGACTTACTACATTG GCAGTGTATTGAGTGGTGGTGGAAGTGCACCACTTCCACAGGCTAGTGCAGAGGATTGGGTAAATATGATTAACGGATTTCAGAAAGGGTCTATGTCCACTCGTTTGGGCATTCCAATGATCTATGGTATTGATGCTGTTCATGGACACAATAATGTCTATAATGCTACAATATTTCCTCATAACATTGGTCTTGGAGCTACGAG GGACCCTGAACTGGTGCGGAGGATTGGTGAAGCAACTGCACTTGAAGTTAGAGCTACAGGGATTCCTTATGTGTTTGCTCCATGCATTGCG GTCTGTAGAGATCCAAGGTGGGGACGGTGTTATGAAAGCTACAGTGAGGATCCCCAAATTGTGCAAGAGATGACAGAAATTATACCTggattacaaggagagattccTTCTAATTCTCGGAAGGGAGTTCCATATGTTGGTGGGAA GAAAAAGGTGGCAGCTTGTGCAAAGCATTTTGTAGGAGATGGTGGGACAACCAAGGGCATCAATGAGAATAACACCGTGACTGACCGGCATGGGTTGCTCAGCATTCACATGCCTGCCTATTCTGATGCCATCATCAAGGGTGTATCTACAGTCATGGTTTCCTACTCCAGCTGGAATGGAGAAAAGATGCATGCAAACCATGAACTAGTTACTAACTTCTTGAAAGGCACTCTTAAGTTTAAG GGCTTTGTTATCTCAGATTGGGAGGGTGTTGATAGGATTACCTCACCACCACATTCAAACTACACATATTCTGTCCAAGCTGCAATTCAAGCCGGCATTGACATG GTAATGGTCCCTTTCAACTATACTGATTTCATTGATGATCTTACCTACCTGGTCAAGAACAATTTCATCCCGATGGATCGCATTGACGATGCTGTGGCGAGGATTTTGCTAGTAAAGTTCACCATGGGTATCTTTGAGAATCCCCTGGCTGATTTCAGCCTCGTCAATGAACTTGGTAGCCAG GCACACAGAGACTTGGCAAGAGAAGCTGTGAGGAAATCACTAGTGCTACTGAAGAATGgggaaaataaaacaaatccaATATTACCACTATCCAAGAAGGCTCCAAAGATCTTAGTTTCTGGTACTCATGCCGACAATTTGGGTTATCAATGTGGTGGTTGGACAATTGAATGGGAAGGATTTAGTGGTAACAACTATACAAGGG GAACCACTATCCTTGGTGCTGTAACTTCAACAGTTGACCCAAGCACAGAAGTTGTCTACCGTGAAAATCCTGATAGTGACTTTGTCAAGTCTAACAACTTCGCATAtgccattgttgttgttggtgagCTCCCTTATTCCGAGACATTAGGGGACAGCATGACTCTCACTATGGTGGATCCTGGACCAAGCATCATTAAGAATGTTTGTGAGGCTGTCAAGTGTGTGGTTGTCATCATTTCTGGCAGACCTATTGTGATCGAACCATATCTTTCATCAATTCATGCCCTGGTGGCTGCGTGGTTACCAGGAACTGAGGGCCAAGGTGTGACTGATGTCCTTTATGGTGACTATGGATTCAGTGGAAAGCTTCCTAGAACATGGTTTAGAACTGTAGATCAACTGCCAATGAATTTCCAGGATTCTCACTATGATCCACTTTTCCCGTTTGAGTTTGGAGTCACAACTGAGTCTGTTAAGGAGCTAGTGTCATG GTCAACCTCAGCTGGTGTTCATGCAAAGCCATCCACACTTACCATTATAGTTTCTGTAATTATCACTTTGTATCTCACAG CTTCAAACAACTGGCTAAAACAGAAGTAA